From Thunnus albacares chromosome 22, fThuAlb1.1, whole genome shotgun sequence, the proteins below share one genomic window:
- the si:dkey-19b23.7 gene encoding uncharacterized protein si:dkey-19b23.7 isoform X2, with product MSSVSKREREQRRKLQHFLSDLALLGSLQGFKYFQPWLRGKEELLLTVVNEDLGWRSPGFVVSRASSYSSTSSCNSSDVSPSSSSPSLASRSSSPLPGEPPGQRASQLHTHTKTQPQTARDASSEEHLLPASPSEREIAVPEVNCTLFLVAGYVKYGRPHAWIRSNHERLVNIGGTDSMVKDTPMKLKSIADWQTRGIRVWDVVSELVCLCTVPSPSNPFALDMRYIKSLPLPDRFLVTGALLNFLEMYVVYGNRDELHYDKVVEEVKPLRRLHVHSLLELQRHRESSGLLNSPKQQDSSREE from the exons aagagagagagggagcagaggaggaaactgCAGCACTTTCTGAGTGACCTGGCTTTACTTGGATCGTTACAG GGTTTTAAGTACTTCCAGCCTTGGCTCAGAGGGAAAGAGGAGTTGCTGCTGACAGTGGTTAATGAGGATCTG gGTTGGCGCTCTCCGGGCTTCGTGGTGTCCAGagcctcctcctactcctccacCAGCAGCTGTAACAGCAGTGATGTCTCCCCCAGCAGCAGCTCCCCCAGTCTGGCCAGCCGGAGCAGCTCTCCCCTGCCTGGGGAACCTCCGGGCCAGCGAGCCTctcagctgcacacacacaccaagacgCAGCCACAAACCGCCAG GGACGCCAGCAGTGAGGAGCATCTTCTCCCAGCATCTCCCAGTGAAAGAGAGATAGCAGTGCCT GAGGTGAACTGCACTCTGTTTTTAGTGGCTGGTTATGTCAAATACGGACGTCCACACGCTTGGATACGCTCCAATCACGAGCGCCTGGTCAACATCGGAGGGACTGATTCAATGGTCAAGGACACGCCTATGAAACTGAAGTCCATCGCTGACTGGCAAACACGAG GTATTCGTGTGTGGGATGTCGTCAGTGAGCTGGTGTGTCTGTGCACTGTCCCCTCTCCCTCTAACCCCTTTGCCCTGGACATGCGTTACATCAAAAGCCTTCCCCTCCCAGACCGCTTCCTCGTCACAGGAGCTCTCCTCAACTTCCTGGAGATGTATGTGGTTTACGGGAACCGGGATGAGTTGCACTATGACAAAG TGGTAGAAGAGGTGAAGCCTCTGAGGCGTCTCCACGTTCACTCCCTGCTGGAGTTACAACGGCACAGAGAGAGCTCCGGGTTGCTCAACAGTCCCAAGCAGCAGGACTCTTCCAGAGAGGAGTGA
- the si:dkey-19b23.8 gene encoding low density lipoprotein receptor adapter protein 1 translates to MVLDSHLTGLCGSPEAHEDIVCMNLWPDKSSGCNYAPFIEERWKSGRSSEEDQLTIGSYTSAKTSPKPSLKRNMSLSTFHLMQTLKNSPAALRRRFRRDRTESLSHGDPLFKVHYLGTEKIFSLDREQAQDAINHLLEGIANGKKLSKDHALVVRPRYVEVKELSTGRQLTKTYLQDIAYCAADANRPNVFLYICKHHGQQLQCRVFWCSRAERARDMTACLAHSFQRALSDWQQDGSATLLPGEVKGKRVDESSNCPGNTKSSTLPAGLGKVHWKKRGSMSRSPLRAITRRGSASDSWN, encoded by the exons ATGGTATTAGACTCTCACCTGACGGGACTCTGCGGTTCACCTGAGGCGCACGAGGACATCGTTTGCATGAATCTGTGGCCAG ATAAAAGCAGTGGATGCAACTACGCTCCATTTATAGAAGAAAGGTGGAAGAGCGGGAGAAGTTCTGAAGAGGACCAGCTGACCATCGGCAGTTACACCTCAGCAAAAACTTCCCCAAAGCCCAGCCTGAAACGCAACATGTCCCTCAGCACTTTCCACCTCATGCAAACCCTTAAGAACTCCCCTGCTGCACTGCGGCGCCGCTTCCGCCGTGACCGCACGGAGTCTTTGTCCCACGGTGACCCTCTCTTCAAGGTCCACTACTTGGGAACAGAGAAAATCTTCTCTCTAGATAGAGAGCAGGCCCAGGATGCTATTAACCATTTGCTGGAGGGTATTGCTAACGGGAAGAAGCTGAGCAAAGATCACGCCCTGGTGGTGCGCCCGAGATACGTCGAGGTCAAGGAACTGAGTACGGGTCGGCAGCTCACAAAAACATACCTTCAGGACATTGCATACTGTGCCGCAGATGCCAACCGACCCAATGTCTTCCTGTACATCTGCAAGCATCATgggcagcagctgcagtgtcGGGTGTTCTGGTGCAGCCGGGCCGAGAGAGCACGAGACATGACCGCTTGTCTGGCACATTCATTCCAGCGGGCGTTGAGCGACTGGCAGCAGGACGGCTCGGCCACGCTGCTGCCAGGAGAGGTGAAGGGGAAACGTGTAGACGAGTCATCCAACTGTCCTGGCAACACGAAGAGCTCCACGCTTCCTGCTGGTCTGGGAAAAG TTCACTGGAAGAAGAGAGGCTCAATGTCACGCAGCCCCCTCAGGGCCATCACCAGAAGAGGATCTGCCTCTGACAGCTGGAACTGA
- the si:dkey-19b23.7 gene encoding uncharacterized protein si:dkey-19b23.7 isoform X1: MSSVSKREREQRRKLQHFLSDLALLGSLQGFKYFQPWLRGKEELLLTVVNEDLGWRSPGFVVSRASSYSSTSSCNSSDVSPSSSSPSLASRSSSPLPGEPPGQRASQLHTHTKTQPQTARDASSEEHLLPASPSEREIAVPEVNCTLFLVAGYVKYGRPHAWIRSNHERLVNIGGTDSMVKDTPMKLKSIADWQTRGIRVWDVVSELVCLCTVPSPSNPFALDMRYIKSLPLPDRFLVTGALLNFLEIGRRGEASEASPRSLPAGVTTAQRELRVAQQSQAAGLFQRGVTINILLLSSWCIFMDVL; the protein is encoded by the exons aagagagagagggagcagaggaggaaactgCAGCACTTTCTGAGTGACCTGGCTTTACTTGGATCGTTACAG GGTTTTAAGTACTTCCAGCCTTGGCTCAGAGGGAAAGAGGAGTTGCTGCTGACAGTGGTTAATGAGGATCTG gGTTGGCGCTCTCCGGGCTTCGTGGTGTCCAGagcctcctcctactcctccacCAGCAGCTGTAACAGCAGTGATGTCTCCCCCAGCAGCAGCTCCCCCAGTCTGGCCAGCCGGAGCAGCTCTCCCCTGCCTGGGGAACCTCCGGGCCAGCGAGCCTctcagctgcacacacacaccaagacgCAGCCACAAACCGCCAG GGACGCCAGCAGTGAGGAGCATCTTCTCCCAGCATCTCCCAGTGAAAGAGAGATAGCAGTGCCT GAGGTGAACTGCACTCTGTTTTTAGTGGCTGGTTATGTCAAATACGGACGTCCACACGCTTGGATACGCTCCAATCACGAGCGCCTGGTCAACATCGGAGGGACTGATTCAATGGTCAAGGACACGCCTATGAAACTGAAGTCCATCGCTGACTGGCAAACACGAG GTATTCGTGTGTGGGATGTCGTCAGTGAGCTGGTGTGTCTGTGCACTGTCCCCTCTCCCTCTAACCCCTTTGCCCTGGACATGCGTTACATCAAAAGCCTTCCCCTCCCAGACCGCTTCCTCGTCACAGGAGCTCTCCTCAACTTCCTGGAGAT TGGTAGAAGAGGTGAAGCCTCTGAGGCGTCTCCACGTTCACTCCCTGCTGGAGTTACAACGGCACAGAGAGAGCTCCGGGTTGCTCAACAGTCCCAAGCAGCAGGACTCTTCCAGAGAGGAGTGACCATAAATATCCTTCTGTTATCTTCATGGTGCATTTTTATGGATgtattgtag